The region GACAAAGATTTATGTCCCATAAGCGCTTTTATGGTAAGCAGGTCGGTTCCGTTTTCATACAGATGGGTACCAAAAGCATGACGAAAGGAATGACAGGTAAGCCTGCGTTCCCATCCGAGCCTGTCCTCATGGGCATGGATGTGTCTTGAAAGGAAGAATGTGTCGATGGGTCTGTCCTCGCCACTTTGCTTTGGAAAAAGAAAGCCTTTTGGTCTGCCGTATTCAAACCAGTAGCGTGTCAGCAGGTCAAGTGCCGCTTTAGAAAGAATGGCATAGCGGTCATTCCTGTTTTTGGAGTGTGTGATGTGAAGCCGCATGTTTTTGCGGTCAACATCCTCGTAACGCAGACGGCATACTTCACCGATACGAAGCCCTGAGGAATACATGAGTGTAACCATAGTCTTCTGCTTTAAATCAGGTATGGAAGAAATAAACTGCCATGTTTCCTGTTTCGAGGGAACATAGGGAAGGTACTCGTCAAACTTACGCATGGGAAGCTGTGTGTCATCCCATGTTTTGTGAAGAACATACATGGTGAAAAAGCGCAGTTGTGAAATGGCACAGTTGATGGTGCGGTCAGAAAGGTCTCTGGATTTCTGTAGCCATTTGATGTAGTCACGAAGTTCATCCCAGGAAACATCTTCTGGCGATTTGTGAAGAACATTTGCGAGGTAATCCAGATACGCCCGGATGTAAGTACAGTAATTTTTAAGGGTATGGTCGGTAAGACCGCGAAGGGAAATCATTTCCCTGAAAGAATTTAAATATTTGTCCATAGTAAAATCTCCTTTGAAATGCAATAAAAACAGTAGTTACATTTCAAAAAGAGGTGGTGGACGAGTAAAAAAATAAGATATATAGTTGTTGAGTTTAGAAATCCATGATAACATAAGCATAGCAGTTCTTAAAGTTATGAAGTTGTTTGGTGTGGTAACTTAACAATACATCATAAATTTAAAAACTGCTATTTTTTATAAAAAAAGTGGTGGTTTTATGTACCTTGGGCTAGCCGTCGCACTAGCGACTTGGTACAATATAGACAAACCGTTTTTTTTTTTTTTTGGGGGGGGGGGTGGTATATAGACAGAAAGCAACACAAAGGATAGGGCAGGTGTAAATTATGATAAGTGAAGTATGCCATCAAAATAATATTTTAAGATTTGCTAAGATAAAAACACGGGTAGATGTGGAGAAGGTGATATATCAGCACAAAGTGGACTATATAGTAGTGCGAATGTCAAGTGAACATGAAAAGCAGGAGAGATTTGCAACTGTTTTCTGGCAGCTTTTAGGGACAATCTGGGGGAATATGGATAAAAACTGTAAAATAGTGGAATATGATTATGAAATACATACAAAAAATCAATGATATATGAAGCGGTATTGGATGTATTTGCGTCGGCTTC is a window of Enterocloster clostridioformis DNA encoding:
- a CDS encoding tyrosine-type recombinase/integrase, with protein sequence MDKYLNSFREMISLRGLTDHTLKNYCTYIRAYLDYLANVLHKSPEDVSWDELRDYIKWLQKSRDLSDRTINCAISQLRFFTMYVLHKTWDDTQLPMRKFDEYLPYVPSKQETWQFISSIPDLKQKTMVTLMYSSGLRIGEVCRLRYEDVDRKNMRLHITHSKNRNDRYAILSKAALDLLTRYWFEYGRPKGFLFPKQSGEDRPIDTFFLSRHIHAHEDRLGWERRLTCHSFRHAFGTHLYENGTDLLTIKALMGHKSLSSTTIYVHLSGNAIRNAVSPFDRLAGEYHE